In Scophthalmus maximus strain ysfricsl-2021 chromosome 5, ASM2237912v1, whole genome shotgun sequence, a single window of DNA contains:
- the LOC118311020 gene encoding collagen alpha-5(IV) chain-like — protein sequence MGKPMFVVPLFVFAVMLIGTGAKNCVCSRKSRCHCKGVKGNRGDKGFPGLAGPAGLEGRSGPDGHAGPMGTKGNTGSEGLLGPKGDPGPEGNEGFAGSHGLPGVPGLQGPPGPPGASGCNGTDGDDGLPGVPGAHGIDGRPGPPGLPGPKGESWVSGNSVPGPPGLTGRDGEPGVPGFRGETGPSGDPGPRGSDGFPGHPGAQGSKGQGGIGGIPGPLGPKGRPGPRGPPGQPGRIKEFSTDIQQQFKGLKGDKGHIGEKGCKGEPGDIGHGFYTKGSKGDKGQQGPEGKPGKGGDPGKYGYTGIPGDKGDPGYPGTPGGMGEKGNKGPPGSPGHIFGPMSEPLKGYQGDPGPPGTPGLPGHQGAVGFPGPDGQPGYASGIYDPGPRGPHGFQGPKGDPGEPGDIYTGLPGLEGDPGDLGPPGDQGPPGPPEDRTNRITKGPPGIKGMTGNPGFMGNDGTFGMKGLKGEPCNECSGSGPPGLPGPPGPPGLPGYNQGPGDKGDPGFPGPRGLPGRPGPIGDTGFPGPPGPKGDLHSYNTSGIKGDRGNPGQLGSPGSNGLPGSPGFPGRKGNQGPPGDLYPFAGVAGDQGFPGPPGSLGSPGPVGFQGPVGYGPAGLPGSMGDIGVPGLPGQPGTPGQKGEPSHIHTKGLPGPPGFKGLPGSPGSPGFQGVPGTPGIPGLPGPKGESLSFPGKPGITGQKGDKGHPGTPGLPGRGRGLPGQPGLRGPPGAPGQKGDSGPGKPGPPGLPGVPGNAGAQGPVGDPGTPGLPGNLGQFGNPGFPGEKGSKGSVGPPGQPGSKESCTGLPGPVGLPGPDGLPGPKGWPGEKGEPGLPGLGHPGPPGEPGPSGSSVSGSRGLPGQKGIKGHNGLHGQPGLRGDRGPDGLPGYGLEGLPGIIGPPGQIGSPGTDGAKGSRGLPGMNGEPGFRGLPGRAPPTPIEIIGVPGDPGNIGYPGQPGPTGDTGSTGPKGQRGRGEVTGGPGPRGPPGDPGIDGPAFSRGSQGPPGDPGDRGVGGPPGLKGIKGDQGIAGGPGPDGAPGQTGNKGVNGEPSYGYGLPGPIGQKGEPGLSNTEVRKGQKGEPGSHGRGGVPGISGAKGNPGPDGDNGSPGYQGPKGSDGPPGRKGLSGPSGPPGEQGPQGLGGYPGPKGNQGRDGIPGPPGQKGDIIIERIPGKRGDTGQPGQSGNPGPPGLSVRAGTGPKGDRGLPGPRGVCGPRGSLGREGACVPGLKGDRGHPGNPGRPGWPGLPGPPGPTVPGSKGDRGDIGLMGSRCACSPPGDPGPQGPPGARGRPGGPGPKGDSGPPAIQGPPGGRGDPGNIPGPPGQPGPRGFPGRPGPKGKPAFGTDIYEPGPPGLPGHPGNRGAPGRTGPSGPTGHQGQSGIKGGCGYSPLGLPGFPGRKGDKGIAGLPGPQGSSGYPGRKGPPGLPGRGVSFYADSFLIARHSQSSQVPDCPHGSSLIFSGYSLLFINGNKRAHGQDLGTMGSCLPRFSTMPFLFCDTESNCRYASRNDYSYWLSTDTPMPTNMVAITEDKLASYISRCSVCETTSNVIAVHSQTTLIPQCPQSWESLWTGYSFVMQTGAGAEGSSQPLVSPGSCLESFRQVPFIECHGRGTCNYYPDSYSYWMASLDPDNMFSKPVPQTVKGPALQRVISRCRVCRKPLQPAGDGRGDSF from the exons ATGGGAAAGCCAATGTTTGTAGTTccgctgtttgtgtttgccgtGATGCTGATAGGCACCGGGGCCAAAAAT tgtgtgtgcagcagaaaATCCAGGTGCCACTGTAAAGGCGTGAAAGGCAACAGG ggaGACAAAGGCTTTCCAGGACTTGCAGGTCCCGCTGGACTAGAGGGTCGTTCAGGACCTGATGGTCATGCTGGGCCTATGGGAACAAAG GGCAACACTGGGTCTGAGGGACTCTTGGGACCAAAAGGCGATCCG GGACCTGAAGGCAATGAAGGATTTGCTGGTTCTCATGGTTTACCT GGTGTTCCAGGTTTACAAGGGCCTCCGGGCCCCCCCGGCGCATCAGGATGCAATGGAACTGAT GGAGACGATGGACTACCTGGTGTTCCTGGGGCCCATGGCATTGATGGACGTCCA GGTCCACCAGGTCTGCCTGGGCCTAAG GGTGAATCTTGGGTGTCAGGAAATTCGGTACCAGGGCCACCTGGGCTCACTGGCAGGGACGGAGAACCG GGAGTTCCAGGTTTCCGTGGAGAGACAGGACCATCTGGTGACCCTGGACCAAGGGGATCGGAT GGATTTCCTGGTCATCCAGGGGCTCAGGGATCTAAG GGTCAAGGAGGCATAGGCGGTATTCCAGGACCTCTTGGACCAAAg GGGAGACCAGGACCACGAGGACCACCGGGGCAACCAGGTCGGATTAAGGAGTTTTCAACTGACATACAGCAACAGTTCAAG GGCCTAAAAGGAGATAAAGGACATATAGGAGAAAAAGGCTGCAAGGGTGAACCA GGAGACATTGGTCATGGCTTTTACACCAAAGGCTCAAAGGGAGATAAAGGACAGCAGGGCCCAGAA GGAAAGCCAGGGAAGGGTGGTGATCCTGGGAAATATGGATATACG GGAATACCTGGAGACAAGGGTGATCCAGGTTATCCAGGGACACCAGGAGGGATG GGTGAAAAGGGAAATAAAGGTCCACCTGGTTCACCTGGACAT ATATTTGGGCCTATGTCTGAGCCACTCAAAGGATACCAAGGAGATCCTGGCCCCCCTGGTACACCTGGGCTTCCTGGTCATCAGG GTGCTGTGGGCTTTCCTGGACCAGATGGACAACCAG GCTATGCATCTGGGATTTATGATCCTGGCCCACGTGGTCCCCATGGCTTTCAAGGTCCCAAAGGGGACCCTGGGGAGCCTGGGGATATTTATACCGGACTCCCGGGTCTAGAAGGGGATCCTGGTGATCTAGGTCCACCAGGGGATCAGGGCCCACCTGGACCTCCAGAAGATAGAA CTAACAGGATTACCAAAGGTCCCCCAGGAATTAAGGGAATGACGGGTAACCCTGGATTTATGGGAAACGATGGAACTTTTGGAATGAAAG GACTAAAGGGGGAGCCCTGTAATGAGTGTTCTGGATCAGGACCCCCAGGATTACCAGGCCCCCCTGGGCCACCTGGCCTTCCTG GCTACAATCAAGGTCCAGGTGACAAAGGTGATCCAGGCTTCCCAGGACCTAGAGGTTTACCAGGAAGACCA GGTCCCATTGGTGATACAGGATTCCCAGGCCCTCCAGGTCCAAAGGGAGACTTGCATTCTTACAATACCTCAGGGATAAAGGGAGATAGAGGAAACCCAGGACAGCTTGGCAGCCCTGGTTCAAATGGTCTCCCTGGTTCTCCAGGGTTCCCAGGTCGCAAGGGCAATCAAGGCCCTCCAGGGGATTTG TATCCATTCGCTGGTGTAGCCGGAGATCAGGGTTTTCCAGGTCCGCCTGGGTCTTTAGGCAGTCCAGGACCAGTTGGCTTCCAAGGGCCAGTGGGATATGGGCCTGCTGGCCTTCCAGGAAGTATGGGAGATATTGGGGTACCTGGCTTGCCAGGACAGCCTGGAACTCCTg GCCAGAAAGGGGAACCTagccacattcacacaaaaggACTTCCTGGACCACCTGGATTTAAAGGACTCCCTGGTTCACCTGGAAGCCCAG GTTTTCAAGGAGTGCCAGGTACCCCAGGAATACCAGGTTTACCCGGACCGAAAGGAGAAAGTCTGTCATTTCCTGGAAAGCCAGGGATCACAGGACAAAAAG gtGACAAAGGGCATCCAGGTACCCCAGGTCTTCCAGGTAGGGGTAGGGGCTTGCCTGGTCAGCCAGGTTTACGAGGCCCCCCTGGTGCTCCAGGACAGAag GGGGATAGTGGCCCTGGAAAACCTGGTCCCCCAGGCCTCCCAGGGGTTCCGGGAAATGCTGGAGCTCAGGGGCCTGTAGGAGATCCTGGGACTCCTGGTCTACCTGGGAACCTGGGCCAATTTGGCAACCCTGGTTTTCCAGGAGAAAAAG GAAGTAAAGGTTCTGTAGGGCCCCCAGGACAACCTGGTAGCAAGGAATCATGTACAGGTTTACCTGGACCAGTGGGACTACCAGGACCAGATGGTCTCCCAG GTCCTAAAGGCTGGCCTGGTGAAAAGGGTGAGCCAGGTTTACCAGGGTTAGGTCATCCTGGCCCCCCTGGTGAGCCTGGTCCCTCTGGGTCTTCAGTGTCGGGTTCACGTGGACTTCCTGGACAAAAAGGAATTAAGGGACATAACGGCCTGCATGGTCAACCAG GACTGAGAGGAGACCGTGGACCAGATGGATTACCAGGATATGGACTGGAAGGATTGCCTGGAATTATAGGACCACCTGGCCAAATAG GGTCCCCTGGCACTGATGGAGCCAAAGGTTCCCGGGGTCTACCAGGCATGAATGGAGAGCCGGGTTTCAGAGGTCTTCCAGGCAGGGCACCACCAACACCAATAGAAATTATTGGTGTCCCAGGAGATCCTGGCAATATTG GTTACCCTGGTCAACCTGGTCCCACTGGAGACACTGGAAGTACTGGACCAAAAgggcaaagaggaagaggagaagtaaCAGGGGGTCCTGGACCGAGAG GTCCTCCAGGTGATCCAGGTATTGATGGACCAGCATTCTCAAGAGGAAGTCAAGGACCTCCCGGAGACCCAGGAGACCGAGGGGTAGGGGGACCTCCAG GTCTGAAAGGAATAAAGGGAGATCAAGGAATCGCTGGAGGGCCAGGTCCAGATGGTGCACCAGGTCAAACTGGCAACAAAGGGGTTAATGGAGAACCAAGCTATGGATATGGACTGCCTGGACCAATAGGACAAAAG GGTGAACCAGGATTAAGCAATACAGAAGTGAGAAAAGGTCAGAAAGGAGAACCTGGTAGCCATGGACGAGGAGGTGTACCAGGAATCTCTGGAGCCAAAGGAAACCCAGGACCTGATGGAGATAATG GTTCACCAGGCTATCAAGGACCTAAAGGTTCAGATGGACCTCCAGGAAGAAAAGGACTCTCAGGACCTAGTGGACCACCAG GAGAACAAGGTCCGCAGGGTCTCGGTGGTTATCCAGGTCCTAAAGGCAACCAGGGCCGGGATGGGATCCCAGGACCACCAGGACAGAAAGGGGACA TCATAATTGAAAGGATACCTGGAAAACGTGGTGACACAGGTCAACCAG GCCAATCTGGGAACCCTGGTCCTCCTGGCTTGTCTGTAAGAGCAGGTACTGGACCCAAAGGAGACAGAGGGCTTCCAGGTCCACGTGGGGTTTGTGGTCCTAGGGGGTCACTGGGAAGAGAAGGGGCATGTGTTCCTGGATTGAAAGGAGACCGCGGCCATCCTGGAAATCCTGGAAGACCAG GCTGGCCTGGTTTACCTGGCCCTCCAGGTCCCACTGTACCTGGGTCAAAAGGAGACCGAGGGGACATTGGTCTTATGGGAAGCCGATGTGCTTGTAGTCCACCAGGAGATCCAGGACCTCAAGGGCCACCT gGTGCAAGAGGCAGACCTGGAGGCCCAGGGCCAAAAGGTGATTCTGGTCCTCCTGCAATCCAAGGCCCTCCAG GTGGCAGAGGAGACCCTGGAAACATCCCAGGCCCGCCTGGCCAACCTGGACCCAGAGGTTTTCCTGGAAGACCTG GCCCTAAAGGCAAACCAGCATTTGGCACCGACATATATGAACCAGGACCTCCCGGATTACCTGGTCACCCTGGTAATCGTGGAGCCCCAGGGCGCACTGGACCATCAGGACCAACAGGCCATCAAG GTCAGTCAGGCATCAAAGGAGGGTGTGGATACAGCCCACTCGGACTGCCCGGTTTCCCTGGCCGCAAAGGAGACAAAGGAATAGCAGGACTGCCag GTCCACAAGGTAGTTCTGGATACCCAGGCAGAAAGGGTCCTCCAGGGTTGCCAGGTAGAGGTGTTTCATTTTATGCTGACAGTTTCCTGATAGCTAGACACAGTCAGAGCAGCCAAGTCCCTGACTGCCCTCATGGCTCCAGCCTCATCTTCTCTGGTtactccctcctcttcatcaacGGAAATAAAAGAGCTCATGGCCAGGACCTTG GCACAATGGGAAGCTGTCTCCCTCGTTTCTCCACCATGCCCTTCCTGTTCTGCGACACCGAAAGTAACTGTCGCTACGCTTCTCGAAACGACTACTCGTACTGGTTGTCTACTGACACCCCTATGCCCACCAACATGGTTGCCATCACAGAGGATAAGCTGGCCTCCTACATCAGCAG GTGCTCAGTGTGTGAAACCACATCCAACGTCATAGCCGTCCACAGCCAGACAACTCTGATTCCTCAATGTCCACAATCCTGGGAGTCCCTATGGACTGGATACTCATTTGTCATG CAAACAGGTGCTGGTGCAGAAGGCTCGTCCCAGCCTCTGGTCTCTCCTGGTTCATGTTTGGAAAGTTTCCGCCAAGTGCCCTTCATTGAATGTCACGGCAGGGGAACATGTAACTACTACCCTGATTCCTATAGCTACTGGATGGCCTCCCTCGACCCCGACAACATGTTCAG TAAACCTGTTCCTCAGACAGTGAAGGGACCTGCACTACAACGTGTCATCAGCCGTTGTCGGGTCTGTAGGAAACCATTGCAGCCTGCAGGTGACGGACGAGGGGACAGTTTTTAA